A window of Streptomyces sp. NBC_01241 genomic DNA:
GCCAACCGGGCGCGACAGGGGGCCGGCCGCCGACAGGACGGTTCCGGCCGAATGCACGGAAGAGCAGGGCGACGGCGATGATGATCAGCACCCAGAAGAGGATCATGCCGACCGACATCGCGAACCAGCCCCACGCACCCATGCCGTGGTCGTGCCAGTACATCATCGAAGATCACTCCCCCTTGCGTCCGGTGGGAGTGCGGGCCCTGCGCCCGCAGAGAGCCTTCGGTTCCATCCTCTCTCTCCCGAAGAGCACGGGCCCCTCTCTCCCGAAGAGCACGGGCCCTGAAGACCACGGACGGCAGCTACCGGGCGACCGAACCCAACAGCACTTTATGTAATCGGACAGGTACTGTATGTGATGTGCTCGTATTGCGGCGTCACTCCCGGTCGGCGGCCACAGCGGCCCTCGCCGCGGTGCTGGCAGCCCTCATGCACGTGCTGGCCTGCGCCCATGGGCCCGAGCTCGGCCGCGCGGCCGTGTCCGACT
This region includes:
- a CDS encoding SHOCT domain-containing protein, whose protein sequence is MMYWHDHGMGAWGWFAMSVGMILFWVLIIIAVALLFRAFGRNRPVGGRPPVAPGWPGPGSSSAERILAERYARGEIDDDEYRRRLATLRGSPPGSAEP